The proteins below are encoded in one region of Sphaerodactylus townsendi isolate TG3544 linkage group LG06, MPM_Stown_v2.3, whole genome shotgun sequence:
- the LOC125435927 gene encoding phospholipase A2 inhibitor and Ly6/PLAUR domain-containing protein-like, which yields MTIPGTLFLFAILFAIARTGFPIKCEVSHKGTIRGKRSTSLETCDPEFDACESLVIEASRAGRSVTTVKKSCSKRASCVPGPVFMHLSNGLKETGNNLCCTTDGCNSVVPPVPVWNETPNGLWCPSCSVNHPDPCQKDIMLCKGLENKCFLRITGWIVHMGCATESFCANSAQTMVTITDDLHALLSNQDIRCISAPKM from the exons ATGACAATTCCTGGTACCCTCTTcctctttgcaattttatttgcCATAGCTAGAACAG GGTTTCCTATTAAGTGCGAGGTGTCTCATAAAGGCACAATACGTGGCAAACGGAGTACCTCTCTCGAGACCTGCGATCCCGAGTTTGATGCCTGTGAATCGTTGGTGATTGAAGCATCACGGG CTGGAAGGTCAGTGACAACCGTTAAAAAGTCCTGCTCAAAGAGAGCGAGCTGTGTTCCTGGTCCAGTATTTATGCATCTTAGCAATGGACTGAAGGAGACTGGAAATAATCTCTGCTGTACTACCGATGGTTGCAACTCTGTGGTTCCTCCAG TGCCAGTTTGGAATGAAACCCCCAATGGACTCTGGTGCCCTTCATGCAGCGTTAACCATCCCGACCCATGCCAGAAAGATATCATGCTTTGCAAAGGATTGGAAAACAAGTGCTTTCTCAGAATAACAG GTTGGATCGTCCACATGGGCTGCGCCACTGAATCTTTCTGCGCTAACTCTGCTCAAACCATGGTCACCATTACGGATGACCTACATGCACTGTTGAGCAATCAAGACATAAGATGTATCAGCGCACCCAAAATGTAA